In Oreochromis aureus strain Israel breed Guangdong linkage group 6, ZZ_aureus, whole genome shotgun sequence, the genomic window TTGTCCAAAGAGAGCTCAACGACATACATCTTCAGTTGTAGAAGAGGTCGGTGCAGCAGCTTTAACTGATTCCTGGCTTCCTTCATTTTCACTACTGGGCTCTGACTTAGATTCAGAACTTGTGGGAAGACCGAGATCTTGCAGTACCTGTGAAACATGAAAGTCAAAATATTATaagacacataaaacaaaatcgATTTCTTTGCCCAGTTTGACTTTACAAATATTCAAACTTACAAGTTAGGCTGCACTTAAACAAACAATCAATTTGCAAAATTTATGGAACCAATCAATAAACAGTAACTAGTCGATCAGGGCAGCCAAAAAGTAACCAAGAAGAACATAGTAATGAGTTTTTATAATAAAAGTCAGCTTGTGTAGATAACAAACACCATTACCTTTGTGGCTACATTAAGCTTAGCGGCACGTTTGGAAGGCCCCGTTGCCTCGTATGTCTTTCCATTTAGATCGACAGCCATTGTAAAGACCGGCTCGTGAACTGGGCCAGTCTGAGATGTAAGTCTGTACTCCAGGCCAGGTCTGTACTGGTTCAGACGCATCACGGCATTCATGGTAAGATCATCGGTGACtataaggaaaaaacaaaatgagcaaACAGATTCATTTTGGGAAgaacacacagaaaaataagGCTACAGAAGTGAGCATAAAGAGTAAAAGACAAATGTCACATTAGCATAGGGGTCACAAAGTTGTCATTTTCCCAGCACTACTCAGCTTATGCGACTTAAATATTCTGTCCAAGGACACCAgaagatttaaaaaagtaaatataacTTTTAATAGCAGTTATAATGATTGGGAAAATCAGAATGAAATATTATGGCCAaaagaaaagcatgttcatgtaTGTAAACATACAGAATATTTATTCCACAATACCAGGTCTGTTTTGTCATACAGTTAAAGATCAAAGGGATTTTACATCAGTATTTTTTGTGTTACAGTGAATAATTTGTCAATATTCAGCCCTCTGACATTCATTACTCACAGGATTTCTTCTGAAAGCGCTTTTGGAACTTGAGAAACTTTCTCTGTTTGCTGTTGAAGTGtgtctcttcttctcctgtGTCGACGTCTGTGAAAGGTCTCTTAGCTGGCAGGTTCAGTTGTCCAACAGGTGGTATCTGGGCtacagttattttaaaaaaagaaaaaaaagaagaaggagatTTAATGGAAGTGGTGTTGATTTTTcaaatacaggaaaaaaaataaaaagaataatagCCTACCCATGCCATCTCTGTAATTTGCTCCCAGCGATTTGCGTGACCTCAGAGGTTTAGAGTCCATCCCCAACACTTTGTGCATCTGTCCAAATGCACACAGCCTCAAGGCAAACTAAGAAAAACATCGAAGTTATGCACCAATTTGTTGATTTAATTATAAAGGTGTACATGTGTGTGGGTGCTTCTACAGGCTCACCTTACCTGAGCACTCTGTGTGATGTCTTCACACTGCTGCCTAGTCAAATAGTCTATGGCATCAACAGCTTCCTTTTCACAAGGATCTTTAATCCCAGGGCCATCTGTGCACAAATGCCATTCAACTGGTGCATGAATGTCAGCTCAGTGTATAAACTTTCATGCAAGTTTCACAACTCAAATAAAATCACACCTTCCATAAGTATTCCGGAGGCTACGCACTCCAAAACCCTGCGGAGGGCCTCGCCCGCTCCCAGCGATCTCTCAGATGTACCAATAGCCTTCTCCACTAGCAGTTCAAGTGGCTATGTGGAGACAACAAGACAAAACCGACACTTCAGGATGAAAGCAGCTAAAATGACTTAAACACAAATCTCCGCTTTGCTGCTGTCGGAATAGATGCACCAAGAGTTTCCTCACCCATCCTGAGAGTGGCGTCCAGGTGGGAACGCGGTTACACAAGTCCCTCATGATTCGGATCACAACGACGGCAGAATTCAGGGTGTTAACTTTTGCCTGGAGGCAGAAACAAAGCCCATTCAGTTAGCAGAGCTTCTGTCTGTGATGGAATCCTTTCTGagatttcaaacaaacaaaaacaaaacaacccaaacaataagtaaaataagTACTGAGCCTTCTCCAAATCAACAGTAGGTAAAACTTATTCAAGCTATGTTAGCCATTTATGACCTTTGAGGTTGAAATCGAGAGAGCTCAGTCTCAAGGTATGTACTCATGTCGATACCAATGATTTATCCACTTCTGTCACTGGTATAGATGAGCATTAATTTCGATATTTTATAAAGATCATTAACAATATGAACAAAAACTGAGAGCAAAAACTGTTACGGTCCTCTAAATggacagaaaataaaagatCACTCAAGGAAAACAGTTCAACCTGATGTACAAGTAAGGACGTGAATGCAAACCTGGAACCACTTGGCGTGGCGGAGAGACGCCAAGGCAGTTAGGCATTGCTGCCTGTCCAGAACGTCCGGCGGATCGTTGACTGTTCGCGTTTCTATTGACGAGGTGGGGTAAGAAGAAAAGGTACAGTTTGACCAAGGGGGTTGGCTCTGTCTTGCAGCTCAGGGagtagcaaacaaaaaccagCAAACAACCAGCAGCAGGGAAAGGGGGTTTAACAAAGACACGCTTTGTCCCAGCAACCATAAAGGTCTGCTAAAAGAGATCCCAATTATCTTTTCCACAAGTGTATGTGGAAATAAGAAGACTGTCAGAAACAGCTGTAGTATTTATTCATAACATTGCACAGCATTAAAATATATGCACTGCACTACATCAAATACCCCCTCCCCTGAGCCACTGGGATTGGGTTTGTTGCTTCTCCCCCCTCCTGAGACAGTGTGTCCAGTTGGTCAAAGGTCCAGCGTTCCTAAAAAACTTGACAAACTAAAAGGTAATCAGTTGTAAATCACAAGCATTTAAGAAGCTTTACGTCTGCCCTACGCTGCAGCAAAACTGATGAATCTCTCAGAAAAAAAGTGGCCTAAAAAAAGGCTTTATGACAGACTggctatattaaaaaaataaaaataaaacaacctcaacaacaacaaaacaaacaaacaaaaaaaaataccagcTTTGGACAAGTTTTAGCTCATTTGTTCTACATTATACAGCTAGGGATACACCGGCTGATAATCTATGCCAATGCTGATGTTAAAGACAAATAATTTGTGCAGTAGCCTATGCCAGGATTTTTTGTTAGTATTTATTACCCCTAGAATTGATGTGAAAGATCAACAAGATCAATCTCTGCCACTGTAAATATGCAACAGTAAATATGTTTTCGGAAATAAATATCTGCTCACTTAACAAGGCTGATAATCATATTTGGACAATATACTATGTACAACTCTGCTTGGACTATGTTGAGTTGAGTGGAGTTGACTGAATTTAAGTTGATAATATGCATTTTCATCAGGGGTGCATGATATTAGCAAGGATTTTAATCACTGTGGCATTTAACAAACACatcttaaagttttaaaaatattaaattgcACATTTAATTTGTCCAAACCTTGACCTTAAATTACACCTTTGCCTAAAATGATTGTTTTCTTAAAACAGAGTAAATATGGTTTGATCCAACAATGATTAGGCATTAATAATCCTCCAGGATGTAACAGCTCCAATAATTATCTAGTCTAATAGTTTTATTACTAATATTGCAGGATTTTTAAATGTGCAGTCCCAGTGTATAGTGTATTAAAATGGACTAAAACTGCACTGTGACTGATATGGTTCTCAGTCTGAGGCTCCCCCTGAAATTCAAATAAACTTTAGACTATCAGATAAATGCAGCTAACGCTAATTAACACAGGAGCTTCCAAACACTACACCAACCAAAATATTCACCTGAACAATGatttatgtcattttttttgcCTTATAATGTAAATCATCCTAAGATAGGCAACAGCTGATCAGTTTTGCTGCAGCTAGTTCCAAACACATGTTCAGCATCAAGGATCATGCATGCGCGCTTGAACTTGTTATTCTTAAAAAAGCCTTCActtgaaacatgaaaacaacaagaatatacaagtttttttttgttgttgttttaaatgactgAGGCACTGTCACTAACAACATGAGCAGGATGCATCAGTGACTACAGAGGAAATGTCCTGCATACGTCAGTTTGCCACAAAAACGACGAAAAGGACTCTCGAGCGAGCAAAGAGTCAATGTTCACTGGCATCAGTCTGACACGGTCACTGTACAAGCTCCACCGAGTTTTAATGAGATGGGACAACTGGTTTGACTTCAAACAGTCAGTGCAGATTAATAAATCAGTGGAGCAGTACAGCGCCTGCATACCGACAACACAGATCAGGGCTGGGCCGACATACgcaccttcttcttcttctgcttcttcttcagcaGTTTCACTCTCTTGCACTGTCCTGACAAGAGGTGATGTCAGGTGGATAATTAGAGTCAGAACTGACTCCTTGGTGCTCGTAACAACAATGGCTGCATCTCCTGGACACTGGCTGACTGTATATGTCTCAGGTGAAATagtctattaaaaaaagagaacaaataATTAAGACGGTTAAACCCGGATTAAAATAATCCAAGTCAAAATATATGacatgtgtttttaaagtatgCTGCAGGAACTCATTTCTACCTCCAATTGTGCAGAGAGTTTCTCGGCCACTTGTTTCAGCAGAGCAACTGTAGGCTTGTTGGAACAAAGCAGCACCAGCTCCACGTTCTTGTCCCCCTTCAGAAGGAGTCCCTTAGCCACCAAACCAACTCGCATAACCCCACGCAGCACACGCGCTTGTGAGTCCTCACTTTCAGTTGAGaggtgcaaaaaaaataaaataaaataaaaattaccaattaaattatttatattaaaagaaaagcagttctttttatttattttaaaagcttGCAGATATCCTTTTAAAAGCATTGCAGGCTATTTTCGCTTACCTCTGTGCTTCTGTATTTGCTTCATCATCTTTTGGAGCATCCATCTGGTCAGATACAGTCTTGAGAGCGCACTCCACATGGGAGACGATTGTCTGTACTGCCTCCAACTCCTCTGTTGAGGGGTACACTTCAGAGTGTTTGGCCAACACGTAGCGATCATATGGGCCCGCCTGTGTGTGAGTTGCTGCAGATtccttaaatagaaaaaaataaataaagacaaagttCATACTGGAAGAAACACACTGCAGATGACAGTAAATGTATAATTACTTCATACTGTAATATTATTTCATGACAGGTAAGTGTTAGGATTCATTaaagccattttttaaaatctatgtTTTACTGCTGCTGATATATTCCAGTGAAGACATATGAAGAAGTATAATAATAGAATAATAGCGGTAATAGGAAgtctgtgatttaaaaaaaggaaaaataaacaggCGACAGCTTTCAAGAGGAACagcaatgtttttgcagaacaaAGGGAAACAAAATGGGGATGGAAAAATACTACACGTTCTGTGAATTCAGGGTTTCCACCAGGGAAGTTGTTGGACCTGGCGGCTACTGTGACCAAAGTGGGGGTTTAATACTGTAACTTAACATCACAAGATATTCATGAGACAATACTCTCCTGTTATATTGTCACGACTAAAAAAGACTTTAGAATTAAGAAAAGGTTGTGTGTATATAATCATAGAAATACCAGAAGGACAACactaaataatatttaatcGTTAACCTCTGCTAAACTTAGACATGGAAAGCTGCAGGGTTTGTAATACAATGGAGTAGAAACCCTGTGATTATCTAGTGTTATCTATTTAGCAGGCAAAACAGAACCAACCTCACGATAACGTTTATCCTCGATATGCTCGATAGCAGCAATGTAGTCATGGTActgtctcagctcctcttcATAGCACAGACAGTCGTACCAGTAACGCAACTCCTCATATCTGCAAGACAAAAGAATTTGAGAACATATGAAGAAAAGTTTCAGAGCTCAAGTTAGAAGAGATGCGTCAAGTGACATAATTTATTTCACAGGACCAAGAAACATattcttgttaatgtgttggctCTTAAATTTTTAAACAGTTGATCTACTCAGTATGCTTCAAtgataataacaacaaaatgcTTCAATCTGATTTCTTTCCATAGAGCAATAAAGGTTGTTTTCAGCACAACAATAACAAGCATTTAGGTTACTGGAAAACAAATCTATTCCTCATTATCTGACAGAGCTGTTCAAAGGCTGCAGACTTGTTCCAGCAGACAAGTCGAACTGTACCGCATCATAGACACATAATGTGCCTCATTCTCCTTGCGTGACATCCCAAACACTCAATCAATACCTACGTGCACGGGAGGGATGTTTACTCGCCTCTCACAATTTTATAGGAGGCATATTTGGAGGGACTGAGCCTAGAATTTAAAGTCTAAAACTCTGTGTCCCAGACTCAAACTAACCTTAgattaaaaatttattttttaaaaattgtattctttttttatttttcacattttagaaCTAGGTAAAATGCAGGTctgtaaactgtaaataatCACACCAGGCACACTCCGTACAGTGCTCGAGTATGTTTGACCCCCCAAAGTCCACAAAGTGCCAGTATGTGATGAGTGTAAACTGTGCCCAAACATGAAACTCAGATATTTCCTCAACAACAGCGGCCTTGATTGCTTTGTTATTTGACAGATCTAAAAGCCATTTAAGAGAAGACTTacctcaaacaaaacaaacaacaaaatacataaaGTCATGAAACTCCCTATATTGTGCctttaaaaagtgtgtgtgttcaagAAAGTGAGAGAGGCAATGAGATGCACAGACAAATCTGAAGCATACTCCGGTCAGATGTTTAAGCACAATGTGAACACAGGCCAATCGTGGCAACATGTGAGTGAACCTAATTGAACTCTGTGCTTGCAGTGAATCAATTCCTTGAACATGAGCTGTCTGTCTGAAAGAGACTTTTCAGTCTTCAAGAGATTATTCTtcatagtttgtgttttgtttatttcattagtttttttttttctttgaacagAACCTGTTGCTGTATtttaatgaaaagtacagagtGTACTATGCAAATACCAGCTTTCGTGCATCTTTTATTCAGGACCATGCATGCTGTGCGTGTACCTGTCGAAATCATGCGGATGGAGGCGGTGTCCCTGTTGTATCAGGCTGTCCCAGTACAGCAGCTCCTCGTATGCCTGGTGCTCGTCCCACACTGGCGCTGCAGTGGCCGCCATGCTGTCACGATTGCAGGACCCAAGCTACCACCTGTGCGCCCCCAAGTATACACCACTGTTACAACAGTTAGCAGACAATTGGCTGTGTAATAACAACCACAATAAAGCAGCAGATGATTTGACATTATCCATGTATATGCTAACGTTAACTAAGCGGTACACTTGTTACGCTGCAGGCTGAGACATGTGGTTAGGATGCAATAACAATGCTCACAGCAAACtaaatacatttacaataataataataataataataataacaataataactaaaaaaaaaacctggtcTCTCACTCCCATAATTCCATCTACATAAGTCAAGGCAGCCAATTAGCCTATGTTTACAGCGACTGGATGCTAGCAAGCTAGGTGAAGTCAGCCAGAATGTCAGTGCTAATAACGTGGCATTAAATTTCGATTATGTCTTTAGAGCTCACCTCTGTCAACGGGCCAGTAAACAGGTGTAGGTCCCTTAACGTTGTTAGCTTTAGGATGTTAGGCTAGTTTGAGATGAGCCAGGCCTGCGCAGGATCGGTCACCCCGGTGAAGTTTCGCTTCGTCTTCTCCGAGTTTAATGGCGGGTCGCACATTACCGTGTTTAGGTGTATACCGCCGCCTGGTGTACCGGAGTGTGCGTCATGtcataactaactaactaactaactaactaactaactgaaTGAATAaacgaataaataaataagtgcaAAGTAAATGCAAGAGTAAAAAGGACGACTTACAAGAAGGTTGTGATGGTTTGGACACGTTCCATGTTGGACATTCCAGAAATCCTTGGAACAATATGCTTATTTGCACACCTCAGTCACATAGTTATTGAACACGTCACATTATAGTATATTTGCACGTCTTCGTCCTGTCTTGTCTACAATATCCTGAGGATAACTTGAACCTGGTATTCAATACCTACTGTACAATAGTCTCACTTTACTGTAATTGCACATGACCACTTTGTATTGTCTCTTgtcctgtctttgtttattatacatatatatagttAGTAGTAGtacctttttatctttttaatttgACTTAAATTTAGCGAGGGGTGAAATGGCATGTTGATATGCTGTATATTGTTGTATTGACAATAAAAACCTTGAATCTTGAATACTCAGAGGAGGGACAGAGGATGGACTGGACAAAGGCAACAGGAGGAGAATGCAGAGGGGAAGGAGGTAGATAATCCTCTGTGGAAAAGCTGCATACCacttcttctgtcacaaatcctTCACTGTCTCCCAGTTTTCCATTATGGTATCGCTTGACTGTCATCCATTAGTTCATCAGTATTTCTTCTCTTGAAGTTCATTATGCATTGCTGTTTATATTTCATTGTAGAGGGTTTTTGGGAGCTTGACCCACCCATTTGTTGAGACCTAACTATTTGAGGAAAAACATTCTAAGTGGAATATGATGATCTCAGCGTCTACTTATGGCTCTGGGATCTCAGCCTCTTGGGCCTTGCCTCTTCTATCTGTTACAAACCAAAAATTATTGCAACTAACTGCTCTACGTGAATTATTTTTCAATATAGCGATCAAACTCAGTTGTATATGTTCATAGATATTCACTCCCCTGATCATCCCAAGTAAATATTTGTATATTATTAAAGTAAATCCTCTTTACATAAACTCAGaccatctctctttttttgaatCCATTTTCTCTTCTGTGTGATTGAAGTCCACATCTAACACTGAAAATATCCATGGAGGAACATTACATCACACAGTTACTACTCTAACCTTTTCACATCATATTCTTCTGCTATTGCTATTTCtctttttgtaatatgtcagctTTCACCAGTTTGCATTACGCAATCTGGTTAGACTTTGGTCCTGACTTCATGTTAACAAAGATATAATGCAATGATGTCAGCTGCTGATATTTTGGAGAACAAATAGgaataaatatgttaaaaactGCTTAAtctattttttctatttatgaTGCTGAttatattttagttttaaatgaTCTGATACAACTGCGATCAGTCCAGGTTTTTCCGTGCCTTTTGCTCTATGACAGCTgcataggctccagcccctcgCCGCAACCCAAAGCTGGAAAAGTGATTTAGAAAATGGTTGGAAAGATGATCCAGTacacttaaaaacaaatatttggtccaatttttctgtttgaaCTTAACCTAAATGGTTCTTGTAAATGATTCTGTTGTTTGAGATCCATTTTAATGTAggtcagtattttattttatttcaggcACATAAATTTAACTGTATTTAATTTAGAAATGcatacacaaaaaacaaaaaagaagtagAATTTGTATCAGTGTCCTACATTGCATACAGTGCTTAACAAAATTATTAGACCACCATCCAATGTAAGGTTCAACTGCcctaaattaatattttaaaatttggtAATTTCCATAAAgattatttctgtaatgttaaTCCATCTGTACAAGCTCTTTaatcaaaatgatatttttatgcaaaaataaaaaatattttggttatccatgtaatttttaaatttactgttccacaaaaaaacaaaaaaacaaaattaaaataaaataaaacaaattattttttttttattgaaatgccaaattacagttatttacttggactcatgaacaaaaaaaaaattattattatttttgttgttgaacAGTATGCTGGATTGGTTTCAGACTTTTCAGAGAAGTCCAGTGTGCCAGGTCAAATTTAGGTATTACAACATGAATttagtgtgtttttttccctaatAAACATCAATATGACTTTTAGTTATTGACAGATTCAGAAAATAttcatgttttcttgttttatgtGGTCTAATAATTTTGTTAATCACTGTATGggtaaatgaaaaaacaaacttgcaAATAACATGATCATGATTGCATTATTTTACCTGCTCTGTACCCCACAATATAACCAGTCCAGATCCTGTGATGAGCTTAAATAAGAAAGGGTAAATAGGGCATGTCcactcaccaaaattggatGGCAAAACCTATTATGATTGGACTGAAAGCTTTACGGgaggttaaataaatatcaaaattcatttatttaacattttgcaGTAATATTTGACATTATCCCTAATAATGAAGAAGCAAATTGGAAATAGCAAGTAGTCGAGATCTTCTAGGTAATTAGAGACGTTTCTaggacaaaataaaaaggcatcGATCAAAACTTTTTTGTGGTTGTAGGtgaactaataataataataataataataataataataataaacactgatgtcacagacatctgtaTGATAGTAGAGTACAACATTTTTTAACAGCTAAAAGATTCTGTTTCTAGcttagtgaaaaaaatgaatacaaagTTCTGGAATAAAATCACAttgaattgttttttatttacattcagTCTTTACACACACTCAGGAAACTGAGTGTATAATTCAAGTATTACGTTATAACCTCTTACTTTATTTcacaaaaagaaatatataagCACACATAGAGCATATAAACATACATAAACTCCACAGTATTTGAATATTAACATTCCTTAATGAAATACATTCAGCAGAATACTTCGCATTAGAATACGCTCTAAATACTTCTGGGTTTAGTACGGTGCTCCCTCTGATTGTTAAAACCAGTACAACTGATTTCTTTTGCAACCTTTTGCAACCATACAATAAAGGCATGCCAACTGTGCAATTCATGTCTTTAAAAGCAGATAGAACTGAGTACAAATAAATCAATGCAATACTGTATGTAGTCCCTGTATAAGTGGCACTCCTGCAAAACTTTGAGCTTCTCCGGACAAAGCGTGGTTAGTACTGTAGCCGTATGTGGCCTAAATCGTTCTCTTTGAGTTTCCTTATGAAAGTATAATAACAAGGAATGTTCACTCAATGCAGGTAAACAGTAGAAAAGTGTATATTTTGTGCAAAATCATAGCATTAGCTAGCTTTCATTTATAAGGTCAAGACCATGAACTCAGGGTAAACTTTGATGGTGTGAGAAAGAGAAATGATGATTAAATCCaagaagcactttttttttaaagaaggttTAAAAGCCACGGAGGTGTTTTCAAACATCCTGCTCTTCTGCTGGCCTTTCTTTATAAAGATCTTTGCTGAGTTCTTCATATGCTCACTGACCTGGTAACAAAATATATCCACAAATTACTATGTCAGCCTTTCTCTCAGATCAGACTTGATCTACATCATTCTTCTCTGAGCTAGGAAAAGAGGACGGCTCCCAACGGCCCAAAATAGTACCCCTCAGGCCTGCCTGGCACTTAGCGATGAGGTAGATTTTGCGGAGTACGGTGCGGCGCAACAGGATGTAGACCCAGGGGTCGAGGATCTGGTTCCACGTGGCCAGCCTCACTCCCATCACCATCAGGGTTTCATAGTATGACAAGCTGTGTCCAATGGTTCCCGTGTAGGAGTGAATTGCGGACATCAGGCCAAAGATCTGCAGACATGAAACATAAAACTGcagttattaaaatgaaaaagtaaaaacattatATCAAAAGAAtagcaaaacacatttttataaaaatagaatgcaaCCCTGCCGTCCTTAGTGTCATAGATACAGTGACATTACTTTATAAGGTCTGGCTATAGTCGTACTAACCTCTTATTGATACTTGAAAGTAGAGACTGCAGGagtaaaagttttatttctgaGTAGCTGGACTGCATTGCGCCTAATACCTAGTATTAAAATCTTCAGCTTTGATACCAATACTTTTAATTAGTGAAATCTATAATATGCAATCATCTTAGGGAGAGCAATGTCATGAGATCACTtgtatttatcatttatttaataatgATAGCACAAATTCTCTGAATACATGCAGGTATCATAAGACAAAAAACTTTCTGCTTCATATATCTTTGTGCACAAAAGTAACACCCGTGCCTTCTTACATTACATTACTATACATTTGCACGCTACTGATATGTAACTATCAGCAATGTGCTGATTTTTGACCAAGAAATAACAAAGCTGGTGTGTCACCGTGCCTgtcactggtgacctgtccgAGGTGCACCCTGACTTCTGTCAGGTGGCATAGGCTCGAGCCCCACACAAAACCCCAATTTGGATAaacagttaagaaaatggaagGATGTAAGCAACCGATGGAAGTAATTTCACTTTAGTAAAACAGAATTTGGCTGAATCTTTACGTGAGTCAGTCAAGCAAATGACAATCTGAGTAAACTGAATTCGccaaattaaaaaacatattGTAAGCTTGTTAATATGATACAAACCAGATaccagctgtgtgtgttgttttgtccTTGAGGACTGCTGCACAGTTCACTTGAGTGGCTGCATGAAAGCTTGAGCAAGAATTCTTGGACTGCTGCTGTTCCTTGAGATGTAAACTAGAGTTTGTTGGCAGGTCTAACTTGAGAGATACTTTcccattttcattttctgctaATCTTATACAAACCCTTGATAGCGTGCAAAACCCCTCTGTTATTATGCATGTGACGCACTTTTTAAATATGCGTTCCTTCTTTCTGACCAAATTTTTGTTTCAGTCtctgtttgcacatttttttttgttttcttaactGAACTTGATCTTTAAACAAAGTGATGTGATTGACTTACACGAAGTAAGAGCACTTACTCTTTAATTTAGCAGTTGTTGTTCCCTGTCTGACATTTGATCCCATAATGATCCAGCTGTGTAATGTGATCCAGTTCTCTTCAGAAATGTGTTTAATAAgaatttaatgttttgttttgtttttacagacaCAAAGGTCATTTGGACAGGAGATTCTTTCAACCTTCACTTTATGCACGCAGGACTCAGAACTGATTATAAAATCAGAGAGGTCACAGTCACCTGGAACATCCTGTGCTGATTTATTCTGAGTAAATTTGTTTTCACTGCATATTGTTTTACGCTCATCTCACTTTTctgtaatttcatttttttatacttaaaTAAATGGGAGTTGAAGTGATGAGTTATAATTTCTACTTTTTGCAATCAATTTGCTAAatgtatttactttttaaaaatatttttctttgtcttgatgcataatcaatcatccaggtaaggaaatcccaaaaagttgattctgttcatctggactcaACTTTTTGGGGTTATTTGTCTTTGTCAGCACTGATCCTGTTGTTTATTTCAAATCACCtcatttttttgggggggatggGGAATTCtgacaaag contains:
- the LOC116331509 gene encoding interleukin enhancer-binding factor 3-like; protein product: MAATAAPVWDEHQAYEELLYWDSLIQQGHRLHPHDFDRYEELRYWYDCLCYEEELRQYHDYIAAIEHIEDKRYREESAATHTQAGPYDRYVLAKHSEVYPSTEELEAVQTIVSHVECALKTVSDQMDAPKDDEANTEAQSEDSQARVLRGVMRVGLVAKGLLLKGDKNVELVLLCSNKPTVALLKQVAEKLSAQLETISPETYTVSQCPGDAAIVVTSTKESVLTLIIHLTSPLVRTVQESETAEEEAEEEEETRTVNDPPDVLDRQQCLTALASLRHAKWFQAKVNTLNSAVVVIRIMRDLCNRVPTWTPLSGWPLELLVEKAIGTSERSLGAGEALRRVLECVASGILMEDGPGIKDPCEKEAVDAIDYLTRQQCEDITQSAQFALRLCAFGQMHKVLGMDSKPLRSRKSLGANYRDGMAQIPPVGQLNLPAKRPFTDVDTGEEETHFNSKQRKFLKFQKRFQKKSFTDDLTMNAVMRLNQYRPGLEYRLTSQTGPVHEPVFTMAVDLNGKTYEATGPSKRAAKLNVATKVLQDLGLPTSSESKSEPSSENEGSQESVKAAAPTSSTTEDTGQGPILTKNGKNPVMELNEKRRSLKYELSAETGGSHEKCFVMEVEVDGQKFKGRGSNKKEAKAYAALAALEKLFPDDSGVSNNRNPSKKKVTYTDMHIPGFGTIRGIPSDSGSRGWGPHRGGRGRGRGKQFPAGPSYNKTNYSYESSTGTGYHKLYGNNGATATAKSTGPTTSAYGTFYPESTTITYSSPPVSSSNTSTTKEESYQSMPPPADQESPYSYGYGDEKRKMLTQGGDYSMYSTAYPSSVTGGQSYNNYGWGNQSSWGNQGYSMYQGFGGHTQGSYSGYGDMNY